A part of Mycolicibacterium sp. TUM20985 genomic DNA contains:
- a CDS encoding acyl-CoA dehydrogenase family protein — protein sequence MSLRLTDEQKSMVDTIRDFAKRECPSREKLAELTQDGDSNSNAEIGRKLAELGFLGLSIPEEYGGSGGGLFDACLFAEELMYNKIPFGSFMVTLIVAHTYLKFANEDLKREILGDVVSGKPTAIAMSEPDSGSDVASLRCKAEKVDGGYLLNGQKTWISNGHISDHILLVARTSDAGEKHQGISMFSVPTASAGVEVLPIKTLGLKVNDVFFTDCLVDESRLVGVEGQGWYQLVAGLNIERIIIGAYALGQARRAFDDTVTYVTQRHQFGVPIGTFQALSQRIADMATEVEATRLLVHDIAQRADEDPETLMPREASMVKLKATELAKHIAIEGMQMLGGMGYTQEAGMEQMMRETVVGTVFGGTSEVQRNIIAKTYGL from the coding sequence ATGAGCCTGAGATTGACCGATGAGCAGAAGAGCATGGTGGACACCATCCGCGATTTCGCCAAGCGGGAGTGCCCCAGCCGCGAGAAGCTGGCCGAGCTGACCCAGGACGGGGACAGCAACAGCAACGCCGAGATCGGCCGAAAACTGGCCGAGCTGGGATTCCTCGGGTTGTCGATTCCGGAGGAGTACGGCGGCTCCGGTGGCGGGCTGTTCGACGCCTGCCTGTTCGCCGAAGAGCTGATGTACAACAAGATCCCGTTCGGCAGCTTCATGGTCACGCTGATCGTGGCGCACACCTACCTGAAGTTCGCCAACGAGGACCTCAAGCGTGAAATCCTCGGTGACGTGGTGAGCGGCAAGCCGACCGCAATCGCCATGTCCGAGCCGGACTCGGGCTCCGACGTCGCGTCGTTGCGCTGCAAGGCCGAGAAGGTCGACGGGGGCTATCTGCTCAACGGCCAGAAGACCTGGATCTCCAACGGCCACATCTCCGATCACATCCTGCTCGTGGCGCGGACCTCTGACGCCGGCGAGAAGCATCAGGGCATCTCGATGTTCTCGGTGCCGACCGCCTCGGCCGGTGTCGAGGTCCTGCCGATCAAGACCCTGGGCCTGAAGGTCAATGACGTGTTCTTCACCGACTGCCTGGTCGACGAGTCGCGGCTGGTGGGAGTGGAGGGCCAGGGCTGGTATCAGTTGGTCGCCGGCCTGAACATCGAACGGATCATCATCGGCGCGTACGCGCTTGGGCAGGCGCGTCGCGCGTTCGACGACACCGTCACCTACGTCACCCAGCGCCACCAGTTCGGCGTTCCGATCGGCACCTTCCAGGCGCTCTCTCAGCGGATCGCCGACATGGCCACCGAAGTGGAAGCCACTCGGCTGCTGGTGCATGACATCGCCCAGCGGGCCGACGAGGATCCCGAAACCCTGATGCCGCGGGAGGCTTCCATGGTCAAGCTCAAGGCCACTGAACTCGCCAAGCACATCGCCATCGAGGGCATGCAGATGCTCGGCGGCATGGGCTACACCCAGGAGGCCGGTATGGAACAGATGATGCGGGAAACCGTGGTCGGCACGGTGTTCGGCGGGACCAGCGAGGTGCAGCGCAACATCATCGCCAAGACCTACGGGCTGTAG
- a CDS encoding AMP-dependent synthetase/ligase, whose amino-acid sequence MTLPAPAGDTGTLVDLFLRNVDTIPEQPALTDAGTTLTWRQYGETARALAAGLAELGVRQGSVVGMQMANRYEHLVSDTAALLAGAIGVSVYNTLSDEQAAYVAGDCGMQVVITDQLHLPTWQSIRQALPRLEHVIVLDGAADADVLSFTDVLARGREHTVGGQAFSPAAITSDHPATIVYTSGTTGNPKGVILTHRGIRFTADWLSAAFGRQLAEKEAASAGAPEDDDPLGPGSRMVSYLPLAHVAERFQSHYLAWAWGSHVHFVPEMDSLPMGLIEARPTFLLGVPRVWEKMVNAMAARLAAATGQPAALGRAALHALPNTAMLRAAIGLDRCRIAVCGAAPVDEDLLETLNAIGIPLIEIYGMTESTGLITLSSLAAPRPGAVGTTCHREVEMRIADDGEILARGPNITPGYWGRPEATAEAVDRDGWLHTGDLGRIDDNGDLRVVGRKKELIITSAGKNITPTVVENSIKRESALIGHVVAVGDQRNYLVALVVLDSDGVAAWAEHRELAASDFAYLAGHPDLLAEIDAAVTAGNQRVSRVEQIKHYRVLDHAWAPGTTELTPTLKLRRNLIAENYKSLIDELYQPVARAGSRTQQSTTRRVIA is encoded by the coding sequence ATGACACTGCCCGCCCCCGCCGGTGACACCGGCACGCTCGTCGACCTCTTTCTACGCAACGTCGACACGATTCCCGAGCAGCCGGCACTCACCGATGCCGGCACCACGCTGACTTGGCGTCAATACGGTGAGACGGCGCGGGCCCTCGCCGCCGGCCTCGCTGAACTCGGTGTGCGACAGGGCAGCGTCGTCGGAATGCAGATGGCCAACCGTTACGAGCATCTGGTGTCCGACACCGCCGCCTTGCTTGCCGGTGCCATCGGGGTCAGTGTTTACAACACCCTCAGCGACGAACAGGCCGCCTACGTGGCCGGCGACTGCGGGATGCAGGTAGTCATCACCGATCAGCTCCATCTGCCGACGTGGCAGAGCATCCGCCAGGCCCTGCCCCGGCTGGAGCACGTGATCGTCCTCGACGGTGCCGCCGATGCCGATGTGCTGTCCTTCACCGACGTGCTGGCCCGGGGCCGGGAACATACAGTTGGCGGACAAGCCTTTTCGCCCGCAGCGATCACGTCGGATCACCCGGCGACGATCGTCTACACCTCCGGTACCACGGGGAACCCCAAGGGTGTCATCCTGACTCACCGCGGAATCCGTTTCACCGCCGACTGGCTCAGCGCCGCCTTCGGCCGGCAACTCGCCGAGAAGGAGGCCGCCTCGGCCGGTGCCCCAGAGGACGACGACCCACTCGGCCCCGGTTCCCGGATGGTGTCCTACTTGCCCCTCGCCCACGTTGCTGAACGGTTCCAGTCCCACTATCTGGCCTGGGCGTGGGGATCGCACGTGCACTTCGTGCCCGAGATGGACTCGCTGCCAATGGGATTGATCGAGGCTCGGCCCACCTTCCTGCTGGGGGTGCCTCGGGTGTGGGAGAAGATGGTGAACGCGATGGCGGCCAGGCTGGCAGCAGCGACCGGCCAGCCCGCCGCCCTCGGACGCGCCGCCCTGCACGCGCTACCGAACACCGCCATGCTGCGTGCGGCGATCGGCCTGGACCGCTGCCGCATCGCCGTGTGCGGTGCGGCCCCGGTTGACGAGGACCTGCTGGAGACACTCAACGCCATCGGTATCCCCTTGATCGAGATATACGGGATGACGGAGTCCACCGGCCTGATCACGCTGTCCTCGCTGGCCGCCCCGCGACCGGGCGCGGTCGGGACGACGTGCCACCGCGAGGTGGAGATGCGAATCGCCGACGACGGTGAGATCTTGGCGCGCGGCCCCAACATCACCCCCGGCTACTGGGGCCGCCCAGAGGCGACCGCGGAGGCTGTCGACCGCGACGGTTGGCTGCACACCGGGGACCTCGGCCGCATCGACGACAACGGTGACCTGCGGGTGGTGGGCCGCAAGAAAGAGCTGATCATCACCTCCGCCGGCAAGAACATCACGCCTACCGTCGTCGAGAATTCCATCAAAAGGGAATCGGCTCTGATCGGGCATGTCGTCGCGGTGGGTGACCAGCGCAATTATCTTGTGGCCCTTGTGGTCCTGGATTCTGACGGCGTCGCCGCGTGGGCTGAGCACCGCGAACTGGCGGCGAGCGATTTCGCGTACCTAGCGGGCCACCCGGACCTGCTCGCCGAGATCGACGCCGCCGTCACCGCAGGAAACCAGAGAGTCTCGCGAGTGGAGCAGATCAAGCATTACCGCGTTCTCGACCATGCCTGGGCGCCCGGCACCACCGAACTGACGCCCACGCTCAAGCTGCGGCGAAACCTGATCGCCGAGAACTACAAGTCATTGATCGACGAGCTGTATCAGCCCGTCGCCAGAGCCGGTAGCCGAACCCAACAATCAACAACACGAAGGGTGATCGCATGA
- a CDS encoding SDR family NAD(P)-dependent oxidoreductase — protein sequence MKRNLQGSVVVVTGSARGIGAATAQAFIAAGARVVIADIDTDALAVAKDRLQPALALPLDVTSRESFERLFEAITELGPVDVLVNNAGIMPVAPVTEIGDALARRVNDINFLGMTTGTRVALTHMAPRRRGHIINVSSMLGVIVGPAFADYCASKAAIIAWTDAARLDMRRSGVKFTLVLPGQADTELTSGLTPVRGFRLATPESIAEAIVEAARRPRRRVYTPWTFAVLAVMYRFLPQGISDPVLRLFGSERVLAGQDRGARTAYDQRVNRLTEELPS from the coding sequence GTGAAGCGCAATTTGCAGGGATCGGTCGTCGTCGTGACGGGGTCGGCACGCGGGATCGGCGCGGCCACCGCCCAGGCATTCATCGCAGCCGGCGCCAGAGTCGTGATCGCCGACATCGACACCGACGCCCTCGCCGTTGCGAAGGACAGGCTGCAGCCGGCACTGGCCCTGCCGCTGGATGTGACCAGCCGGGAGTCGTTCGAGAGGCTCTTCGAAGCGATCACCGAACTCGGTCCGGTCGACGTGCTGGTGAACAACGCGGGGATCATGCCGGTGGCGCCGGTCACCGAGATCGGCGACGCGCTGGCCCGCCGAGTCAACGACATCAACTTCTTGGGCATGACCACCGGAACGCGAGTCGCGTTGACTCACATGGCTCCCCGTCGACGCGGACACATCATCAACGTCTCCTCGATGCTCGGGGTGATCGTCGGCCCCGCGTTTGCCGACTATTGCGCGTCGAAGGCGGCGATCATCGCATGGACCGATGCTGCCCGGCTGGACATGCGCCGCAGCGGAGTGAAATTCACCCTCGTGCTGCCGGGCCAGGCCGACACCGAGCTGACATCGGGGCTGACGCCGGTCCGGGGCTTTCGTCTGGCGACCCCGGAGTCGATCGCCGAGGCCATCGTGGAGGCCGCCCGCCGTCCGCGCCGCCGGGTCTACACGCCGTGGACCTTCGCCGTGCTGGCGGTCATGTACAGATTCCTGCCGCAGGGGATCTCCGACCCGGTGCTGCGTCTGTTCGGGTCCGAGCGGGTGCTGGCCGGCCAGGATCGCGGCGCGCGCACCGCCTACGACCAACGGGTGAACCGTCTGACCGAGGAGCTGCCGTCATGA
- a CDS encoding TetR/AcrR family transcriptional regulator yields the protein MTASPARLTQDDYFAFALKVLAEGSHEDLTIQAMCDGLQITKGSFYHHFGSFPGFVEAFLHHWERETAVNVENLARRIESVTMRQRFMEALIETIPHDAEAAIRVWARTDPTVRAVQERVDKSRTTMLADFFVLHMPMAQARLIGELYNAVLVAGQMSSKPVAVKSLRQQMTALSKLVVGRYGHIFRDDVPAKR from the coding sequence ATGACGGCCTCCCCGGCGCGGCTCACCCAAGACGACTATTTCGCCTTCGCGTTGAAGGTTCTCGCCGAGGGCAGCCACGAAGACCTGACCATCCAGGCGATGTGTGACGGGCTGCAGATCACCAAGGGCAGCTTCTACCACCACTTCGGCAGCTTCCCCGGCTTCGTCGAGGCATTTCTGCACCATTGGGAGCGGGAGACCGCGGTCAACGTTGAGAATCTCGCCAGGCGAATCGAAAGCGTCACCATGCGCCAGCGGTTCATGGAAGCGCTCATCGAGACGATTCCGCATGACGCGGAGGCGGCGATCCGGGTCTGGGCCCGCACCGACCCCACCGTGCGGGCGGTCCAAGAACGCGTGGACAAGAGCCGCACCACGATGCTGGCCGACTTCTTCGTCCTGCACATGCCGATGGCCCAAGCGCGGCTGATCGGCGAGCTCTACAACGCGGTTCTCGTTGCCGGACAGATGTCTTCGAAGCCGGTCGCCGTCAAATCCCTGCGCCAACAGATGACCGCGCTCAGCAAGCTCGTCGTCGGGCGGTACGGACACATCTTCCGCGACGACGTCCCGGCCAAGCGCTAG
- a CDS encoding TIGR03857 family LLM class F420-dependent oxidoreductase, whose translation MSTSPPPLLDELGFCMLLGGSDQTRDLIAENRKAEQLGIGHAWISERWGTKEAATVCGAAGAVTERIHIHTGVTNHNIRHPEVNAAFIATMWRLTGGRFTLGIGRGGTMAHRAFGIPAATNAQMEEFATVMRRMLRGETLVGYDGPLGTYPALRLLQSGFSEEVPLGIAGLGPNTLRVGGRAYDEVLLFTFFSDEALTRSVQTVKTAAEQAGRDPDDVVIWSCLATVSDGVPYEDRMMKTVGRLAAYLQAIGDTLVAVNGWDPLYLSRFREDPLVRSYSEGGVRPMDTPGTPVEHLERVAEIIPNEWLTTAAVGTPEQCAREIRRQMELGADKVFMHASTPWELEPVVAAYRAANP comes from the coding sequence ATGAGCACCTCTCCGCCACCCCTGCTCGACGAGCTCGGCTTCTGCATGCTGCTCGGCGGCTCAGATCAGACCCGCGATCTGATCGCCGAGAACCGCAAGGCCGAGCAGTTGGGTATCGGCCATGCCTGGATCTCCGAACGCTGGGGAACCAAGGAGGCCGCGACGGTCTGCGGCGCTGCCGGCGCGGTGACCGAGCGGATCCACATCCACACCGGGGTCACCAACCACAACATTCGTCACCCCGAGGTCAATGCGGCCTTCATCGCCACCATGTGGCGCCTGACCGGCGGCCGGTTCACCCTCGGAATCGGCCGGGGCGGAACCATGGCGCACCGGGCCTTCGGCATACCGGCAGCCACCAACGCACAGATGGAGGAATTCGCCACCGTCATGCGCCGGATGCTGCGCGGCGAGACGCTCGTGGGTTACGACGGACCCCTGGGCACATACCCGGCATTGCGCCTGTTGCAGTCCGGTTTCTCCGAGGAGGTGCCACTCGGCATCGCGGGGCTTGGCCCCAACACACTGCGGGTCGGCGGACGCGCCTACGACGAGGTGCTGTTGTTCACGTTCTTCAGCGACGAGGCGCTCACCCGATCGGTCCAGACGGTCAAGACCGCAGCCGAACAGGCCGGCCGTGACCCCGACGACGTCGTGATCTGGTCGTGCCTCGCCACGGTGAGCGACGGTGTGCCCTACGAAGACCGGATGATGAAGACGGTGGGGCGGCTGGCCGCCTACCTGCAAGCCATCGGGGACACTCTGGTGGCGGTCAACGGCTGGGATCCTCTGTATCTCAGCCGGTTCCGCGAGGACCCGCTGGTCCGGAGTTACAGCGAAGGCGGCGTCCGGCCGATGGACACCCCGGGTACGCCCGTCGAGCATCTGGAGCGGGTCGCGGAGATCATCCCCAACGAATGGTTGACGACCGCGGCCGTCGGTACCCCTGAGCAGTGCGCCCGGGAGATCCGGCGGCAGATGGAGCTAGGTGCCGACAAGGTTTTCATGCACGCCTCCACGCCGTGGGAACTCGAGCCCGTCG